In Ctenopharyngodon idella isolate HZGC_01 chromosome 1, HZGC01, whole genome shotgun sequence, a single genomic region encodes these proteins:
- the chrna6 gene encoding neuronal acetylcholine receptor subunit alpha-6 isoform X1, with product MNSAGRVTLFFLLITLITQGCLSSKGEDRLFRRLFRRYNQFIRPVENVSDPVTVEFEVSISQLVKVDEVNQIMETNLWLRHIWNDYKLKWLPAEFDGIEFIRVPSNKIWRPDIVLYNNAVGDFLVEDKTKALLKYDGTITWVPPAIFKSSCPMDITYFPFDYQNCSMKFGSWTYDKAKIDLVLIGSKVNLKDFWESGEWEIIDAPGYKHDIKYNCCEEIYPDITYSFYIRRLPLFYTINLIIPCLLISFLTVLVFYLPSDCGEKVTLCISVLLSLTVFLLVITETIPSTSLVIPLIGEYLLFTMIFVTLSIVITVFVLNVHYRTPMTHTMPSWVRTVFLRALPRIMLMRRPLDLSESSGKGGLESGSSSGTGAGRGGEGKKRKNSGSQQGVMNSLEFGEGKAALEGKKGGCPCHPLKEATEGDCGKVSRQLSPQAINTVVAFSVVSPEIKQAIESVKYIAENMRSRNKAKEVEDDWKYVAMVIDRIFLWVFVLVCVLGTLGLFLQPLIGFFS from the exons gTTGTTTATCATCAAAAGGAGAAGACAGGCTGTTTCGTCGTTTATTCAGGAGGTATAATCAGTTCATTCGGCCAGTGGAAAATGTGTCTGACCCTGTCACTGTGGAGTTTGAGGTCTCTATCTCACAGCTTGTTAAAGTG GATGAAGTCAATCAGATCATGGAAACAAACCTTTGGCTGAGACAT ATATGGAATGACTACAAGCTGAAGTGGTTACCAGCAGAGTTTGATGGAATTGAGTTCATCAGAGTCCCATCAAATAAAATCTGGAGgcctgacattgtactttacAACAA TGCTGTTGGGGACTTCTTGGTGGAGGACAAAACCAAAGCTCTTTTGAAATATGACGGAACCATCACTTGGGTCCCTCCTGCAATCTTTAAATCATCCTGCCCTATGGACATCACTTACTTCCCCTTTGACTATCAGAACTGCTCAATGAAGTTTGGTTCCTGGACCTATGACAAGGCCAAGATTGACCTGGTTCTCATTGGCTCAAAGGTCAACCTTAAAGACTTTTGGGAGAGTGGAGAGTGGGAGATCATTGATGCACCCGGTTATAAGCATGACATCAAGTACAACTGCTGTGAAGAGATCTACCCAGACATAACCTACAGTTTTTACATACGTCGACTGCCCCTCTTCTACACTATCAACCTTATCATCCCCTGCCTTCTCATCTCCTTTCTGACAGTACTCGTCTTCTACCTTCCATCAGACTGTGGCGAGAAAGTGACATTGTGCATCTCTGTACTCCTCTCTCTCACTGTGTTCCTTCTTGTCATTACAGAAACCATCCCCTCCACCTCACTTGTGATCCCTCTGATAGGCGAGTACCTTCTCTTCACCATGATTTTCGTCACCCTCTCCATTGTCATCACCGTctttgtattgaatgtgcactatCGCACCCCTATGACCCACACTATGCCGAGCTGGGTACGTACCGTCTTCCTCCGAGCTTTACCCCGCATTATGCTCATGCGCCGGCCTCTTGATCTATCAGAGTCCTCTGGAAAAGGAGGACTAGAAAGCGGGAGCTCATCCGGGACTGGAGCAGGACGAGGAGGAGAGGGAAAGAAGAGGAAAAATAGTGGATCCCAACAGGGAGTGATGAACTCTTTGGAATTTGGGGAAGGGAAAGCAGCATTAGAAGGAAAGAAAGGGGGATGTCCATGTCACCCATTGAAAGAGGCAACCGAGGGGGATTGTGGGAAAGTGAGTCGGCAGTTAAGTCCACAGGCTATTAACACAGTTGTGGCTTTCTCTGTGGTGTCACCAGAGATCAAACAGGCTATTGAGAGTGTGAAGTACATTGCTGAGAACATGAGGAGCCGCAACAAAGCCAAAGAG GTGGAGGATGATTGGAAGTATGTTGCCATGGTGATTGACCGCATCTTCCTTTGGGTCTTTGTGCTGGTGTGTGTGCTGGGAACTCTGGGGCTTTTCCTACAACCTCTAATTGGCTTCTTCTCGTAA
- the chrna6 gene encoding neuronal acetylcholine receptor subunit alpha-6 isoform X2: METNLWLRHIWNDYKLKWLPAEFDGIEFIRVPSNKIWRPDIVLYNNAVGDFLVEDKTKALLKYDGTITWVPPAIFKSSCPMDITYFPFDYQNCSMKFGSWTYDKAKIDLVLIGSKVNLKDFWESGEWEIIDAPGYKHDIKYNCCEEIYPDITYSFYIRRLPLFYTINLIIPCLLISFLTVLVFYLPSDCGEKVTLCISVLLSLTVFLLVITETIPSTSLVIPLIGEYLLFTMIFVTLSIVITVFVLNVHYRTPMTHTMPSWVRTVFLRALPRIMLMRRPLDLSESSGKGGLESGSSSGTGAGRGGEGKKRKNSGSQQGVMNSLEFGEGKAALEGKKGGCPCHPLKEATEGDCGKVSRQLSPQAINTVVAFSVVSPEIKQAIESVKYIAENMRSRNKAKEVEDDWKYVAMVIDRIFLWVFVLVCVLGTLGLFLQPLIGFFS; this comes from the exons ATGGAAACAAACCTTTGGCTGAGACAT ATATGGAATGACTACAAGCTGAAGTGGTTACCAGCAGAGTTTGATGGAATTGAGTTCATCAGAGTCCCATCAAATAAAATCTGGAGgcctgacattgtactttacAACAA TGCTGTTGGGGACTTCTTGGTGGAGGACAAAACCAAAGCTCTTTTGAAATATGACGGAACCATCACTTGGGTCCCTCCTGCAATCTTTAAATCATCCTGCCCTATGGACATCACTTACTTCCCCTTTGACTATCAGAACTGCTCAATGAAGTTTGGTTCCTGGACCTATGACAAGGCCAAGATTGACCTGGTTCTCATTGGCTCAAAGGTCAACCTTAAAGACTTTTGGGAGAGTGGAGAGTGGGAGATCATTGATGCACCCGGTTATAAGCATGACATCAAGTACAACTGCTGTGAAGAGATCTACCCAGACATAACCTACAGTTTTTACATACGTCGACTGCCCCTCTTCTACACTATCAACCTTATCATCCCCTGCCTTCTCATCTCCTTTCTGACAGTACTCGTCTTCTACCTTCCATCAGACTGTGGCGAGAAAGTGACATTGTGCATCTCTGTACTCCTCTCTCTCACTGTGTTCCTTCTTGTCATTACAGAAACCATCCCCTCCACCTCACTTGTGATCCCTCTGATAGGCGAGTACCTTCTCTTCACCATGATTTTCGTCACCCTCTCCATTGTCATCACCGTctttgtattgaatgtgcactatCGCACCCCTATGACCCACACTATGCCGAGCTGGGTACGTACCGTCTTCCTCCGAGCTTTACCCCGCATTATGCTCATGCGCCGGCCTCTTGATCTATCAGAGTCCTCTGGAAAAGGAGGACTAGAAAGCGGGAGCTCATCCGGGACTGGAGCAGGACGAGGAGGAGAGGGAAAGAAGAGGAAAAATAGTGGATCCCAACAGGGAGTGATGAACTCTTTGGAATTTGGGGAAGGGAAAGCAGCATTAGAAGGAAAGAAAGGGGGATGTCCATGTCACCCATTGAAAGAGGCAACCGAGGGGGATTGTGGGAAAGTGAGTCGGCAGTTAAGTCCACAGGCTATTAACACAGTTGTGGCTTTCTCTGTGGTGTCACCAGAGATCAAACAGGCTATTGAGAGTGTGAAGTACATTGCTGAGAACATGAGGAGCCGCAACAAAGCCAAAGAG GTGGAGGATGATTGGAAGTATGTTGCCATGGTGATTGACCGCATCTTCCTTTGGGTCTTTGTGCTGGTGTGTGTGCTGGGAACTCTGGGGCTTTTCCTACAACCTCTAATTGGCTTCTTCTCGTAA